The sequence AAAGTTGTCCTTtttggaggtgatttcagacaAATTCTTCCAGTAATTGTTGGCGCAGGAAAGGAAGCGATTGTCAATGCATCATTATACTCTTCATACTTATGGAATCAGTGCAAAGTTTTAAAACTGACAAAGAACATGAGGTTGCTTCAAGACATTGGTAAACAAGAGGCTAGCGAGATAGAAGAGTTTTCAAAATGGATATTGGCAGTTGGAGAAGGAAAAATTAATGAGCCTAATGATGGTGTGTGTGAAATAGATATCCCACAAGAGTTACTTATTCCAGACGGTTCATCTCCGTTAGAGTCAATCATTGAAGCTGTTTACAGAAAGAACTTTGCCACCCAAAAGGATCCTAAATTTTTCCAACAACGAGCTATTCTTTGCCCTACCAATGAAGATGTCAATTCTATCAATGATGTCATGTTATCAAGCCTAAACGGTTAGTTCATCTTCAATcgtcctttatttatttttagtaatccTTCAGACATAATTCATCGTATtcgtttattttgattttgtttttttttgtcttttcaactGAAGAAAGAATTTATCTAAGTTCTGATTCAATTGACCCTCAAGATAAACGTGCCCTGAAAAATAAGGTTTACTCACCAGATTTTCTTAATACCATTAAGGTTTCGGGTATACCGTATCATCATCTACGTTTGAAAATAGGTTGTCCAATTATGTTGATGAGAAATATTGATCCGCATGGTGGTTTAATGAATGGTACAAGACTGCAGATCACCCAAATGGCGGACCATGTTTTACAAGCTCGGATTTTAACTGGTACGCGAGTTGGTAAGATAGTTCTCATACCTAGGATGTTGATATCACCATCAGATGCTAGGTTGCCTTTCAAGATGCGTCGAAGACAGTTCCCAGTGTCAGTtgcttttgcaatgactatCAATAAGAGTCAAGGACAATCTCTAGAAAATGTTGGTATTTACTTACCTAGACCCGTTTTCTCACATGATCAGTTATATGTAGCAATGTCAAGGGTTAAATCAAAGTCTGGcttgaagatgttgataacAGATAGTGAAGGAAAACCtcaaacaaagacaaccaatgttgtctttaaaaaagttttccaaaatcttcaTTAGGAAATGGAATGTTAATTACTTTCTAAATTTTTCgtatattataatttcttttgactaatatatatactactaactctatatttattctattttggtCTACAGGTTAAATACAATANGGttaggggggggggggggttaatGAAGGAGTAGCATACCTCCATCACTTTATAAGTACAATCCTATATTGTGGAAAATATATTCTCTTACATAGCTACTATTCAATATTGATGTGTATCTGATTCTGTTAGAAGCTATATTATGCAAAGTACGTGCTCAATTAAGAGACTGAATTACTGTATAACcacaaatttataaagaaacactatataaacttggaaaataattatagttacctaactaaaaataaatataacccCGTGTTGTAGCACGGGTTATCCCGtagttaaatataaaatccaaTCATAACTTAACAAATTCATCTTTATGCGTTACAATTCTACACTCAGTTAAAATATGAGCCAATATTTAAACAAAAGTACACTTCATTCAAAACCcgaatcaataaaattaaacaaatagtACACACCAACTTTAATATCGTTGCTTATATATAATGAGATTTTAAAGAGATTGTAGATATGAATATGATTAGTAAAGGTCTTTTAAGATATTTTCGtataaaagtttgcaaattattttcctttttgtttattctgtatttaaatttattttgtgcctcaatataaatattacatccAAAACCTAAAACCCTAGTAACCACCGTCGTTGCTTGGTATGGACGCCAGAGTAGAGCAGCCACCgcagaagaaaaggaagaagaagacaacaattCCTCCTTTGTCGTTTTCATCACTTCCAGATGATATTGTTTTGAACTGTTTAGCTCGCATCTCCAGATGTCATTACCGTTCCCTCTCTTTAGTCTCCAAGAGCATCCGCTCTCTCATCTACTCTCCGGAGCTCTACCAGTCTCGCTCCTTGATCGGAAACACAGAGCCTTTCCTCTACCTATGCCAACACTCACACCCTTATGATCGCTGGTTCCATCTTGATCAGAACCTAGTTACTGATGGCAATTTTAAGGATGAGCGAAGCTTATCACCGATAACACCTTCTTCCTCTGCTCCATTCATGTCGACCACTGTAGCCGTTGGTTTCGAAATCTACCAAATGGGCGGAACCATCAACAACCAGCCGTCCTCGGCCGTTCACGTGTTTGACTGTCGTACTCATACGTGGCGTGATGCTCCTAACATGACGGTGGCAAGGAAACGCGCCCAGTCTGCTTTAATGGACGGCAAGATATATGTTATTGGAGGAACAGTTGAGACATCATCCTCCATGACTTGGGCAGAGGTTTTTGACCTAAGTACTCAGACTTGGAAGCCTTTGCCTAGCCCTACTAATGATTACGCTTGTAAAGTTGGGATTCGTAGAggaaaattatatgttaaaagtGAGCATAAAAAGTATGTATATGATTCAAGAGACGGGAGATGGAAGGAGCTTTTAGAGGGTTTAAGTGGAGAATATAAGTTTAGACCTTGTTGCGTCATAGAAGATGTAAATTTTGGTGTACATCGTGACGGTAAGGTCGGTTGGTATGACTCAGAGCGTAAAAACTGGTCCATGGTTAAGGGTTTGGAAGATCATCGTTTTGGCTATCGTACCATTCGGTTAGCTAACTATGGTGGGAAGCTCATAATTCTATGGGACTACCGCCCACCGCCACAGTACCGGTACGTTTCAGTGGATAGGACGAAGTGCTGTAGAAGAAGGCGTTCTTTTCGCTGCAAAACAAAGCGTAGGGTTTCCTACCAAAGACAGTGTATTCGCTGTGTGGTGATAAGATTGGAGAAGCGCATTGGCTTTTCTGGATTACAAATTTGGGGGGAGATTGAACTATCAAATGTTGTGCTTACAGTCCACAATTCATTTAATTTCTTCAGCTGTATCATCCTTTGAAAAAAGGATAAAGAATGTCTCACCTCAACTTGGATCCGAGTACAGAAAACTTTTCATGAGAATTCAAGCTTATTTCTCTTCTTAAGAATGGGGTTCGAGCTTGGCTTCTGTGATGTGATGCCACTTTAAATGTTACTATAGCTTCACTTGTCTTATGTTATCTTGAGACTTTGTTTGCCAATGATTAAGAATTTGCCTatctaatctttttttaacattaattaaatgTTACAGATGTTTTAATTACAAGTTAcagcaaaattagtatttaatttatGCAAAGGTGTTTCACCATGAGCCTGGAATCGTGACTGATGGTCCCTGTCCGTAAACTTTAGTTTCAGTTAAAAGCTTTGTTGTTCTTTTCGTTCTTTGTTTGTGGTAAAGATACCAATCAGTTAAAAATACCTTTTAACTTGTTAGGTTCTGCAAAGTCACTTGACTACTAGTCTTTGTTTATCTGGCTTAGAATGTTTCTATAAAAGCTTATTTCAAGGTGATGAAGAGCATGAGGATGCTGAACCGTTGGTACTAATAACAGTTGATCTTCTTGACTTGTATGTTACTTGACTATAAGTCTTTGTAAGATCTAGATAAGGTCTGGTTGGAGATTTCTTACGTCTGGTTGTTATGTTATCCTTGTTTATTATTGAATCTTGAAAGACATGGCTCGTCAAGGAAGATATATCTTCCATTGCCAAAAATACTTTCACACAAATataccttttttcttcttttgaatcTATATCCCATGTAACTTTTCTGGTCATGAATGATCAATGTTTGTCTAGCTAACTTTTGTATTTTCACTGGGAAAAGGTCAGACCAGACAAGGAGCTAGAAAGTGAAAGCACCTTTGATTGGTATCAAATAGAGTGATACATTTTTTGTTGGTAAACAATGTCAGACCATTAATATAGGCATGCATAAGGTCCAGATTTTAGTTGTAATATCTAAGTgagttaccattcaagattgGTGTAAAACCTCAATAAAGCATACCAAAATTATATGGGCTTTCATCAatattttgattcttgattagacagagaaaatgaaaaaatatgcCTTAGAAACATTTAACTTCTTGTAAGTTCTTAAATTATCTTACACGGCAAATACAAGTCACAacttaattcttcttcttcatcattacACGCCACACCACACAGAACTTCCAAGTTTCTGGAAATAAGTTAAAACAGAtaaattcaaattcaacaatCATTTACCTTGCTCGAGGAAACATTCCCGAATCAAAACTCATCATCGCCGGCTCTGTAACACTACTAGCAGCGGAACCATCACCTGATCTTGCTCTGCTTACACTCTCCTTCAGCTCAGCCACTACTTGACTCATAGTTGGTCTATTCTTGGAACTAGAAGATGCACAAGCCATTGCTACTTCAGTGATCTTCCATGCCGAACCAGCATCAAACCTCTCTCCTAGCTTTGGATCCATAATGCCTCTGATATCTCCTGTCGATAGCAGCAACTCCACCCGGTCAGTTATATGTACGTTCTCTGCTGTTGTTTTTGAACGTGCAATCACTGGTTGGCCAGTGACAACCTCTAAGAGAACCACCCCGAAGCTGTAAACATCACTCTTCTCGCTTAATTTCTGTGTCGAATGGTACCTTCATTTTGTAAAGTAATGCCTCAGAAACCGTAACGACTAGTATTATAAGACAATGCATGGAAGAAGCTATTTACTTACTCGGGATCAAGATAACCAATAGTTCCAGCAACAGCAGTTGTATCCTGGTTATTACCATCCAGTGCAACACTTCTAGATAGCCCAAAGTCAGCAATCTTGGCCTGGATCTTCTCGTTGATTAGAATGTTAGCTGGCTTCACATCTCTTTGCACAATGGGAGGCTTGCAGCCATTGTGAAGATACTCAAGCCCTGATTTTTGGACAAACATTATGAATAAGTTCACTTGATTTTAATTGCTTTCTCTNATTTTCACTGGGAAAAGGTCAGACCAGACAAGGAGCTAGAAAGTGAAAGCACCTTTGATTGGTATCAAATAGAGTGATACATTTTTTGTTGGTAAACAATGTCAGACCATTAATATAGGCATGCATAAGGTCCAGATTTTAGTTGTAATATCTAAGTgagttaccattcaagattgGTGTAAAACCTCAATAAAGCATACCAAAATTATATGGGCTTTCATCAatattttgattcttgattagacagagaaaatgaaaaaatatgcCTTAGAAACATTTAACTTCTTGTAAGTTCTTAAATTATCTTACACGGCAAATACAAGTCACAacttaattcttcttcttcatcattacACGCCACACCACACAGAACTTCCAAGTTTCTGGAAATAAGTTAAAACAGAtaaattcaaattcaacaatCATTTACCTTGCTCGAGGAAACATTCCCGAATCAAAACTCATCATCGCCGGCTCTGTAACACTACTAGCAGCGGAACCATCACCTGATCTTGCTCTGCTTACACTCTCCTTCAGCTCAGCCACTACTTGACTCATAGTTGGTCTATTCTTGGAACTAGAAGATGCACAAGCCATTGCTACTTCAGTGATCTTCCATGCCGAACCAGCATCAAACCTCTCTCCTAGCTTTGGATCCATAATGCCTCTGATATCTCCTGTCGATAGCAGCAACTCCACCCGGTCAGTTATATGTACGTTCTCTGCTGTTGTTTTTGAACGTGCAATCACTGGTTGGCCAGTGACAACCTCTAAGAGAACCACCCCGAAGCTGTAAACATCACTCTTCTCGCTTAATTTCTGTGTCGAATGGTACCTTCATTTTGTAAAGTAATGCCTCAGAAACCGTAACGACTAGTATTATAAGACAATGCATGGAAGAAGCTATTTACTTACTCGGGATCAAGATAACCAATAGTTCCAGCAACAGCAGTTGTATCCTGGTTATTACCATCCAGTGCAACACTTCTAGATAGCCCAAAGTCAGCAATCTTGGCCTGGAGCTTCTCGTTGATTAGAATGTTAGCTGGCTTCACATCTCTTTGCACAATGGGAGGCTTGCAGCCATTGTGAAGATACTCAAGCCCTGATTTTTGGACAAACATTATGAATAAGTTCACTTGATTTTAAttgctttctcttttgtttagtCTAGTATGTGTTTTTGATGCAAACCTTGTGCTGCGTCTAGAGATATTTGTAACCTCTCCTCCCAGCTCAAAACATAAGATTTTTTCCCTTGattaagaaagaaatcaaaaggtAAGTTTAGTTTCCTCTAGCTACGTACAACAGCAAAAGATTAGTGATgaaaactaagaagaagagagactgaCCTGACAAGTAATCTCCCAAGGTTCCATTAGCCATAAACTCATAGATTAGTGCCATCTTCTTGCCTTCGTGGCAGTATCCTATAAGAGCGGTTAGGTTCTTGTGATGAACTCTCAGGAGAAGTTCGACCTGATGAAAAACAAGTGGATGCATATTACCAATTGCTCCAGAACTCattttataaacactaaacCTTTAAAAAGTATGTACGAAACTGACCTCTGCTCTGAACTCTTTGTAACCTTGAGCCGATGATTCAGACAGAATTTTGACAGCGACTTGGTCATCATTTAAGAAACCATGATATACTTTTCCAAAACCTCCTTGGCCAAGAACTCTCTCAAAGTTGTTTGTAACTCTCACAACTTCTGAGTATTTGTAGTATCGCTTTGTTGTGTGTAATGGCCCAGTTCTAACACCACCAGAACCACCTGTAAAGATATCATGAGaagttttcttacaaaatagaCTTATTAGAAGATGAAGTTTTAGGAACAGTTTCTTGATGCTTTTTACCACTTCGATGTCTCTTCTTGTACAGCAAGAACAAAGCTATAGCTATCACAAGACCAAGCACTCCCACGACAGATGCTGCTAATGAAATGATGTATACACTCTTTATTGTCTTTCCATTTTGAATTTGACATGAGGCAGATACGCAGAGGTCTGGATTCCCACCAAGTCTTACGATCAAAATGCAGAAGACATTATGAAAAACCGAACTCAATAGGGCCTAAACTTATAGAATTGGTTCAAACAAATACAGAGCATCTGCAAAAATCTGAACCTACCTCAGGGTCAGCAATTTATTATTTGATCTTTCCAGTAGTTTAACCGGAACAACACCCGTCAACTTGTTTCCTTCCAAGTTTCTTCGGACATATATGTGAAATCAATATATATTCTTCAAGTTATAGATCTCATTGTCTATGTAATCTACAATTCCAATTAGTAAGACTTACAACTCTGTCAAGTTATGTAGATTACCGAGGAAATCAGGTATTTTTCCTGTTAAACTGTTGTTTGATAAGTCCCTGtaatgaaaattttggttgCATTAGTCAAGAATTCCGCAGCTCTGTGTACAAAAGATTCAGATCAAATCAAGAATACAGACAGTGTATGTAACAATGTAAGATTGGAGAACGCTGGATCAATCTCTCCAGTCAAGCCACTTGAGGATAAGTTCCTAAAGTTCAANAACAAAGGGCTCGTGTGAATCCACTTGTGCGAACTGATGTGACGACGGTATGTAAACACTGTAACCGCAGCGGTCACTCTCCCGACNAAACAACTCTTGTGAGAAGAGGACAGAGAGAGCATTAAAATATACAAGCATTTGAAGAGAAGCTTACACAGAAATGATTCTCGGAGACTCATTAACGACATAGCTGCAGTTAATACCCTTCCAAGGGTAGTTTACTGGAGCACAAGGGTCTCCAAGCCAGCTCTTCTTCACTCCATACTTGGACTTGGTTATCATAATTGCATCAACTAGAATTCAACCAAAACACGGATAAGTTCAAACTCCTAAAAGATTCTGTTTGTGAAAATGTAACCATACATACCATCTTGTTGATCAGTAGGTGACTGAAGAAACTCGTTGACACGATACGTCTCAATGGCGTTAATGATAGGTGGGAGAGTAGATTTAGCAGTTCTTTGGAAAAGAAACTCGTGTCTAGGTCCGGTGACAGGATTTTCAGTGTAAAGTGTGTCTGTATACAAGAAGCGAGGACTAAAGTTATCATACAGTTTAGTTTTTTCATTATAGAACAGCGCAAATTCTCTGGTCTCGTTGCTTGGGATCTCTTGAACTTCAGAAAAATGCATGTACGCATAGAACTTCCACTCTGGGACAGGCGGTTCCCATATGAGAATTATGTCTATGCTTGCGTTCACATTTGTTGTAGCAGAGTTCATGACGGCACGAGCAGGCTGGAATCCGTTGTTAATATTTGAATCTATTGTGAAGTTTGTACTGAAAACTCTATGATTTGAGAACCTTAGAGGCATCCATATACGGTCATACACATCATCCTTGTACCTGAGAAAACATAATCTTCAACACAAGCAAGCAAACCAAGAGATGGTATATTATATGAAATGAATATGACAAGAGTGGTCATTATAACCTGATAGGAAGGTCTCCGAGTGCGCCGAGATCCCATCTTCGATACAGCATAAGAGAATCATAAGGAGTTACATAAGTGTCGCTCTTCAAGAGCCTGAGTTCTAACACAGACAAGAATGgggttcctttttctttatcaacAAGACACACATGAACATGGTCTGACCGAAGAGTGTGGATGATCTCTTTGGTAACAATCATAGTTGCATTGTCTATTATGACAGAATCCCAGAGATTGACTCCAAGATAAAGATCGAACTCGGGTGCTTTCCCTAGATCATCGTAGTTACCGTACATGAAACGAGTTCTGATCAAGTACTTGAAGCCTTTTCCCCGCGGAGGCTGCACATCGTaacagtttcttcttccttctggAAAGCTCCTAACGTTTTGGAACTGCATTTCAAGAGAAGTCGTCTGAAACTTAGAATCTATTCTATGAATTGTCCCGGACTCGACAAATGCAGCATCTGAAACATACTTTATATCTGTTGTTTCATCGTTATAGCTTGAATCCTCAGGTATACCGCAATCTATACTGACAAAACCTGtaacataaacacacacacatagtgATTAAAAAGCCTTATAACACACAGctacatattaattaatatacaattGCAAGATCACTTTGTGTACCTGATTGGTCTTGAGAACGAAcaacaagaaggaaaaaaacagagaagaaggtTGCGAATgaaatcagaggaagaaggtTGTAATACGCCATTAGTGACAAAAGCTCTTGATCATCCGTTTCtcatagaaaaaaacaatacaaagccTCTTTTTGCAAAGCTAGCTTGTACTTCTTGCTCCAATATACTTTAATACTAAAAGATTATACTATAGCCATGTTGGCTGATGGTGAAGCACTATCTTTTGTAATCAAgtaactataaaacaaatctcaaGTCAAAAGAGCAATTTGGGATATCAAATAGCCATGTTCGTACACAAGGACGACTTCAAGTGgtcttttgtcatttttttttttttgtcatcttcaAGTGGGCTAATTGTTTAATAACCAAAGAATGAGTCCTCATGATTAGTTGACAATGAAAGTGTCAAACTAATAAGTTTTGTAGATAATAACACAAAGAAACTGcaaatgaaaataaacaaagttaaaATCAGTCTCTCAACATGAATCAGTTGAAAACGATAGCAGTTCTGTAAAAGACTTGCA comes from Camelina sativa cultivar DH55 chromosome 19, Cs, whole genome shotgun sequence and encodes:
- the LOC104768183 gene encoding putative F-box/kelch-repeat protein At4g35120, which encodes MDARVEQPPQKKRKKKTTIPPLSFSSLPDDIVLNCLARISRCHYRSLSLVSKSIRSLIYSPELYQSRSLIGNTEPFLYLCQHSHPYDRWFHLDQNLVTDGNFKDERSLSPITPSSSAPFMSTTVAVGFEIYQMGGTINNQPSSAVHVFDCRTHTWRDAPNMTVARKRAQSALMDGKIYVIGGTVETSSSMTWAEVFDLSTQTWKPLPSPTNDYACKVGIRRGKLYVKSEHKKYVYDSRDGRWKELLEGLSGEYKFRPCCVIEDVNFGVHRDGKVGWYDSERKNWSMVKGLEDHRFGYRTIRLANYGGKLIILWDYRPPPQYRYVSVDRTKCCRRRRSFRCKTKRRVSYQRQCIRCVVIRLEKRIGFSGLQIWGEIELSNVVLTVHNSFNFFSCIIL
- the LOC104768184 gene encoding putative leucine-rich repeat receptor-like protein kinase At2g19210, whose translation is MFVQKSGLEYLHNGCKPPIVQRDVKPANILINEKIQAKIADFGLSRSVALDGNNQDTTAVAGTIGYLDPEYHSTQKLSEKSDVYSFGVVLLEVVTGQPVIARSKTTAENVHITDRVELLLSTGDIRGIMDPKLGERFDAGSAWKITEVAMACASSSSKNRPTMSQVVAELKESVSRARSGDGSAASSVTEPAMMSFDSGMFPRAR
- the LOC104767133 gene encoding putative leucine-rich repeat receptor-like protein kinase At2g19210, yielding MAYYNLLPLISFATFFSVFFLLVVRSQDQSGFVSIDCGIPEDSSYNDETTDIKYVSDAAFVESGTIHRIDSKFQTTSLEMQFQNVRSFPEGRRNCYDVQPPRGKGFKYLIRTRFMYGNYDDLGKAPEFDLYLGVNLWDSVIIDNATMIVTKEIIHTLRSDHVHVCLVDKEKGTPFLSVLELRLLKSDTYVTPYDSLMLYRRWDLGALGDLPIRYKDDVYDRIWMPLRFSNHRVFSTNFTIDSNINNGFQPARAVMNSATTNVNASIDIILIWEPPVPEWKFYAYMHFSEVQEIPSNETREFALFYNEKTKLYDNFSPRFLYTDTLYTENPVTGPRHEFLFQRTAKSTLPPIINAIETYRVNEFLQSPTDQQDVDAIMITKSKYGVKKSWLGDPCAPVNYPWKGINCSYVVNESPRIISVNLSSSGLTGEIDPAFSNLTLLHTLDLSNNSLTGKIPDFLGNLHNLTELNLEGNKLTGVVPVKLLERSNNKLLTLRLGGNPDLCVSASCQIQNGKTIKSVYIISLAASVVGVLGLVIAIALFLLYKKRHRSGGSGGVRTGPLHTTKRYYKYSEVVRVTNNFERVLGQGGFGKVYHGFLNDDQVAVKILSESSAQGYKEFRAEVELLLRVHHKNLTALIGYCHEGKKMALIYEFMANGTLGDYLSGKKSYVLSWEERLQISLDAAQGLEYLHNGCKPPIVQRDVKPANILINEKLQAKIADFGLSRSVALDGNNQDTTAVAGTIGYLDPEYHSTQKLSEKSDVYSFGVVLLEVVTGQPVIARSKTTAENVHITDRVELLLSTGDIRGIMDPKLGERFDAGSAWKITEVAMACASSSSKNRPTMSQVVAELKESVSRARSGDGSAASSVTEPAMMSFDSGMFPRAR